The proteins below come from a single Plasmodium sp. gorilla clade G2 genome assembly, chromosome: 13 genomic window:
- a CDS encoding translation initiation factor IF-2, putative — protein sequence MFNFCSRLLYKGKYIPVGRRVFREKLIKGRKQKSPIILLPPYITVHELRIMLNINYETCFKAANVYKCGNVYRWKDSEDRVFQTVNKRNVIIPYSTAAYVSKIFKYKPKLIQVELNCEEDKYHHEQMNLLDIYKNTYIEEKKYYDEFYFISQNNQKKNSNELKNFNNRGLKNETKNYNINNDISSLLINDKYISSNIYTNNKKINDEKKKNYYTVISVIGHINHGKTTLLDKITNNNLALNEAGCITQNIKPIHFEYPPFKFTFLDTPGHEVFQIFRGRAAFLSDILIILISLEVGAEIQTEEAIKYADKFDIPVIFVLNKADIYGSNESVVKAELKNQCRKMYDEQILKHNFSNEIDKAITISSLTGYNIHKLINRIFFLSQHMNLPYNNINDHNINSNNIDNNVAYESMKKNFLIRQNEDDININHLDDNNNNNNNIHLNKNNPTHDNSNLLKKYIRKSDFLLALDTYPFGMGMVVDISKNSSKGTILNVIIRNGFFIEGNYFICGSAYGRIQKMYKFNTNFKESCTYASVGMAIQITGIRKYGNATTDDLIFTLPQNNAFRLCQYRLMVEKLSTLQVSGKEISVSWENDMKKNEFHAEDIYENRLEMSDKRKAIEEFGVENEPIFNDITYEEFHKSNTQLKKEQDNYIEIELEEENENENENYKSNVEKIKKIQNVLSNDKYDDCIVIPHDNTYSFLKTSKEEEMHVSKNTQISSLNNTNQTNVSDTQTCQPKEQVKGETISICTNKINVKMEKEGDIISDKLINDNKKGYKICPQNNSEPSHKNKNHIIKDQHNREYNNETKEVQVNINNINNEENITYSNLNNEKVESYNVEATIPSRGRKNKYSKNIYEINKKSTFKENVTNGSNNNNEDNYNSKNNENNDLSAPWYYEESEETWAKKVLQRNDELMETWRNKTKQREIEKQRQIFYEKQMILKNEMIKRNLLGEEKLTEEQINAYLYDDPNKKKKYHTDVNENDQNDNETHTEDKFNLPKKNCPVIPIIIRTNYVGIFDIFLDEFENLQKKYNVKISVVHGGIGPITPNDVVHAEVESHFGYCCIYAFQVKVLPDSVKQAVLSNIVIKQFDVFTDLIDDIVKRITNIKALIAHNMYVRSLKKERTQEGM from the coding sequence atgTTCAATTTTTGTAGCAGGCTATTATACAAAGGGAAATATATACCTGTTGGTAGAAGGGTTTTTAGAGAAAAGTTGATAAAAGGTAGAAAACAAAAATCtccaataatattattacctCCATACATAACAGTACATGAATTACGCATAatgttaaatataaattatgaaacATGTTTTAAAGCTGCTAATGTTTATAAATGTGGTAATGTATATAGATGGAAAGACTCAGAAGATAGAGTTTTTCAAACAGTAAACAAAAGGAATGTTATTATACCATATAGTACTGCTGCATATGTTagtaaaatttttaaatataaaccCAAGCTCATTCAAGTTGAATTAAATTGTGAAGAAGATAAATATCATCATGAACAAATGAACcttttagatatatataaaaatacttatatagaagaaaaaaaatactatgatgaattttatttcatatctcagaataatcaaaaaaaaaatagtaatgaattaaaaaattttaataatcgtggtttaaaaaatgaaacaaaaaattataatataaataatgatatatcatcattacttataaatgataaatatatttcatccaatatatatactaataataaaaaaataaatgatgaaaagaaaaaaaattattatacagTCATATCTGTTATAGGACATATAAATCATGGGAAAACAACACTTTTagataaaataacaaataataatttagcTTTAAATGAAGCTGGATGTATCACACAAAATATTAAACCTATACATTTTGAATATCCACCTTTTAAATTTACTTTTTTAGATACACCTGGTCATGAagtttttcaaatatttagAGGAAGAGCTGCATTCCTTTcggatatattaattatattaatatctttAGAAGTAGGTGCGGAAATACAAACAGAAGAAGCTATAAAATATGCAGATAAATTCGACATTCCagttatttttgttttaaacAAAGCAGATATATATGGATCAAATGAATCTGTAGTAAAAGctgaattaaaaaatcaaTGTCGAAAAATGTATGATGaacaaatattaaaacaCAATTTTTCAAATGAAATTGATAAAGCCATAACTATATCATCTTTAACAGGTTATAATATACACAAGTTAATTAAtaggatattttttttatctcaaCATATGAATTTGCcttacaataatataaatgaccataatattaattctaataatattgataataatgtaGCATATGAGtcgatgaaaaaaaattttcttatTCGACAAAATGAGgatgatattaatattaaccatttagatgataataataataataataataatatacatttaaataaaaataatcctACACATGATAACTCCAAccttttgaaaaaatatataagaaaatctGATTTTTTATTAGCTTTAGATACATATCCATTTGGTATGGGTATGGTAGTTGATATCAGTAAGAATTCGAGTAAAGGAACTATTCTTAATGTTATTATAAGAAACGGATTCTTTATTGAAgggaattattttatatgtggaTCAGCATATGGAAGAATTCAgaaaatgtataaatttaatacaaACTTTAAAGAAAGTTGTACTTATGCTTCTGTTGGTATGGCTATACAAATAACAGGGATAAGAAAATATGGAAATGCAACAACAGATGATCTTATTTTTACTCTACCACAAAATAATGCTTTTAGATTATGTCAGTATAGACTTATGGTAGAAAAATTATCGACCTTACAAGTAAGTGGAAAAGAAATATCTGTTTCTTGGGAAAatgatatgaaaaaaaatgaatttcaTGCAGAAgatatttatgaaaatagATTAGAAATGTCAGATAAAAGAAAAGCTATTGAAGAATTTGGTGTTGAAAATGAACCaatatttaatgatataaCGTATGAAGAATTTCACAAAAGTAATActcaattaaaaaaagaacaagatAATTATATCGAAATAGAattagaagaagaaaatgaaaatgaaaatgaaaattataaatcaaatgtggaaaaaataaaaaaaattcaaaatgtCTTATctaatgataaatatgacGATTGTATCGTAATACCTCATGACAAtacatattcatttttaaaaacgtccaaagaagaagaaatgCATGTTTCAAAGAATACACAAATTTCTTCTTTAAATAATACGAACCAAACTAATGTTAGTGATACACAAACGTGTCAACCAAAGGAACAAGTGAAAGGAGAAACGATTTCAATATGTACAAACAAAATTAATGTTAAAATGGAAAAAGAAGGTGATATTATAAGTGATAAActaattaatgataataaaaaaggttATAAAATATGTCCTCAAAATAATTCGGAACCatcacataaaaataaaaatcacaTTATAAAAGACCAACATAATAgggaatataataatgaaacaaAAGAAGTAcaagtaaatataaataatataaataatgaggagaatattacatattctaatttaaataatgaaaaggtGGAATCGTACAACGTGGAAGCTACAATTCCATCAAGAggtagaaaaaataaatatagtaaaaatatatatgagatAAATAAGAAATCAACATTTAAAGAAAATGTGACAAACGgatctaataataataatgaagataattataattctaAAAATAACgaaaataatgatttaaGTGCACCTTGGTATTATGAAGAAAGCGAAGAAACCTGGGCAAAAAAAGTATTACAAAGAAATGATGAACTTATGGAAACATGgagaaataaaacaaaacaaagagaaatagaaaaacaaagacaaattttttatgaaaaacaaatgatattaaaaaatgaaatgatCAAAAGAAATCTTCTAGGAGAAGAAAAGTTAACAGAAGAACAAATTAATgcttatttatatgatgatccaaataaaaaaaagaaatatcatACAGATGTTAATGAAAATGatcaaaatgataatgaGACACATACAGAAGATAAGTTCAATTTACCCAAAAAAAATTGTCCAGTTATAcctataataataagaaccAATTATGTTGGTATATTCGATATCTTTCTTGATGAATTTGAAAATTTgcaaaagaaatataatgtGAAAATATCTGTTGTACATGGTGGTATAGGACCAATTACACCAAATGATGTGGTACATGCAGAAGTAGAAAGTCATTTTGGATATTGTTGTATTTATGCTTTCCAGGTTAAAGTATTACCTGATTCGGTAAAACAAGCAGTCCTCTCAAATATTGTAATTAAACAATTTGATGTTTTTACAGATTTAATAGATGATATTGTTAAACGAATTACTAACATTAAAGCATTGATTGCTCACAATATGTATGTAAGGAGTCTTAAGAAGGAACGAACACAGGAAGGAATGTAG
- a CDS encoding apical ring associated protein 1, putative, whose translation MSILYMPNSMPSYKTGVSIYVSPPQYVFVVPIVATRTVFSSPSQMNLSTVVFSSPNQRTTIIV comes from the coding sequence AtgtctatattatatatgccAAATTCAATGCCCTCATATAAGACAGGTGTATCAATATATGTGTCTCCTCCACAATATGTATTTGTGGTTCCCATCGTAGCAACAAGAACAGTTTTTAGTTCACCATCACAAATGAATCTTTCAACTGTTGTTTTTTCTAGTCCAAATCAAAGAACAACTATTATTGTATGA
- a CDS encoding mitochondrial ribosomal protein S35 precursor, putative, with the protein MYAVKNVNIVKTQLWNFPWRKYCEFKINKIDNYSYYNKQNIFSFHTFSRYNINNEIYKDMDVKNKYYMFNQIRNKKNRKKRERVTLNEEQKNTKLKLPIIRLEDRTTVCETPSVISKNIKKEILKVCVGKDRTRRHFKFRNKYRIRKLLSLTHDKENIKQKNPSAFITPLTKLQHESTLPRTLDHDRFTFPHNFQYSVIWHGSSIVDNEENNICYFTANIKDLSLSSKEKNKFIQVLGDERVDLKTQLVCLESNFFNTYNHNAAYLGDALQLLMNKIKTL; encoded by the coding sequence atgtatgCTGTGAAAAATGTTAACATTGTGAAAACTCAACTTTGGAATTTCCCATGGAGAAAATATTGtgaatttaaaataaataaaattgataattatagttattataataaacagaatattttttctttccatACATTTAGcagatataatataaataatgaaatatataaagatatggATGTAAAAAACAAgtattatatgtttaatcaaattagaaataaaaagaataggaaaaaaagagaaagagTTACTTTAAatgaagaacaaaaaaatacaaaattaaaattaccCATTATAAGATTAGAAGATAGAACTACTGTATGTGAAACACCAAGTGTTATtagtaaaaatattaaaaaagagaTTTTGAAAGTTTGTGTGGGAAAAGATAGAACAAGAAGACATTTTAAATTTAGAAATAAATATCGTATTCGAAAATTATTAAGTCTTACAcatgataaagaaaatataaaacaaaaaaatccAAGTGCATTTATAACACCATTAACCAAATTACAACATGAATCAACATTACCACGTACATTAGATCATGATAGATTTACATTTCCACACAATTTTCAATATTCAGTAATTTGGCATGGCTCTTCAATTGttgataatgaagaaaataatatatgttattttacagctaatataaaagatttatCCTTATcatcaaaagaaaaaaacaaatttattCAAGTCTTAGGTGATGAGAGAGTAGATTTAAAAACCCAACTAGTTTGTTTAGAgagtaatttttttaatacatataatcatAATGCTGCATATTTGGGTGACGCCCTACAGCTTCTaatgaacaaaattaaaacattgtaa